The window GGCTACGTGCGCACATCGGCGGTGAGTAGGCTGTTAACGAACTCAAGCGGCGATTCAATCAACTCGGGCAGCGCATGGCCCGCTTTGCGCAGGCTGCGTACAATCTGGTAGAGCGCGGGATCTTCTAGATTGACCTTTGTCAGCAGCTCACGGTCCTCAAACAGTGCGGCCGGTGGGCCATCAAAGGCCACCTGGCCGAGATGCATAGCGATCGCGCGCGTGGCGTAGCGTGCCACCAGCTTCATATCGTGGGTCACCAGCACAATCGTCGAGCGCCTAGTCTGATCGCCTGCAGCGGTGGCTGCGAAGACCGCATCCATCATCTTTTCGGTATTGCGTCGATCCTGGCCAAAGGTCGGCTCATCAAGGAGTAAGATCGGCGGGCGGATGATTACCATCGTAGCCACGCTTAGTCGGCGCTTTTCACCACCGCTAAGCGAGTAAGGATGGCGTTTCTCCATGCCAGCGAGCCCAAAGATCGCTAGCGCCTCGCGCGCTCGGGCCTCGATCTCGCCGGCACTCAGACCAAGCGCCTGCAGGCTAAAGGCGATCTCGTCCTCGACCCGATCTTTGACGAATTGATGCTCGGGGTATTGGAACACATAGCCGATCTGCCGCGTAAGCTCGCGGGTGCTGCTGCTGCTCGTCTTCTTGCCAAGCACTAGCACGCTGCCCGAGGTTGGCTTCAGCAGACCGACAAAGTGCTTACTTAGCGTGGTTTTGCCCGAACCATTTGGCCCCACGATCGCCAGCACCTCGCCGGCACGTACCTGGACCGAGACATCGCTAAGCGCGCGCGTGCCACCACTGTAGCGGTACGTTACGTGCTCGACCCGAATCAGCTCTTCGCCGGGTGTCGGCGCCGCTTGTGCTCCCGAGTACTCGGCAATACCGCCGAACTGATACTGGC of the Candidatus Kouleothrix ribensis genome contains:
- a CDS encoding ATP-binding cassette domain-containing protein, with the translated sequence MTEPTGPIIRFESFSCGYEPGQPVLKNITLTIAPGEFVLLVGQSGAGTSTFGLCLNGIIPFVQGWTEGALTVAGIKVLESRVAELATHVGVVFQDVDGQLTNLYVRDEVMFGPENLLLPVPEVQARADEALAFVGAGSLAERFVFELSGGQKQKVVIASVLAMQPQILFFDEPTANLDPSSSSDVFRFLAQLKQRQHTIIITENKMDELTALADRMIVLGDGQIVYDGTPRELLSRFGHELQDRWGLWIPQAAEIELLIRNHRGLAAEPFPIHANEAIAAYSQYQFGGIAEYSGAQAAPTPGEELIRVEHVTYRYSGGTRALSDVSVQVRAGEVLAIVGPNGSGKTTLSKHFVGLLKPTSGSVLVLGKKTSSSSTRELTRQIGYVFQYPEHQFVKDRVEDEIAFSLQALGLSAGEIEARAREALAIFGLAGMEKRHPYSLSGGEKRRLSVATMVIIRPPILLLDEPTFGQDRRNTEKMMDAVFAATAAGDQTRRSTIVLVTHDMKLVARYATRAIAMHLGQVAFDGPPAALFEDRELLTKVNLEDPALYQIVRSLRKAGHALPELIESPLEFVNSLLTADVRT